In a genomic window of Helianthus annuus cultivar XRQ/B chromosome 10, HanXRQr2.0-SUNRISE, whole genome shotgun sequence:
- the LOC110886404 gene encoding F-box/FBD/LRR-repeat protein At1g13570-like, with translation MKAKRLSKAQRLSSTTINTLPQTIIENILCLLPIQEAARTSILSKEWRYKWTTIPKLKFGSSTLSKGKNKEKLPSDIASARKNMDERCKLFNAIHHVLLMRQGPIHEFTFHTIGTYHCFELDQIIFRLSRNHAVKKLKLAFNRLTFSYKLPLCAFSMHQLTDLDLRNVDIDHQPIFSGFGSLRSLCLYYVKISTKALLHLLSSCPSLKRFTLLGFIGCKDCTIVELFECLPVIEHLTIYGGTPQPKWLVPDSVPNELPTSLIHLKYFCFNRLYFGDDHGLIFLLILIKCSPNLEKIELDIAKGIGDDNETWFGILEENSDVRLEHLKELEIHYFRNLNHEMELVTVILARSPKLKKVIIHSLVEKDEESDMLKILLQAPRASPVEIVVRSMID, from the exons ATGAAAGCTAAACGTCTGAGTAAAGCTCAACGATTGTCTTCGACTACAATCAACACACTTCCTCAAACCATAATTGAAAACATCCTATGTCTTCTACCCATTCAAGAGGCAGCACGAACAAGTATCCTCTCTAAGGAATGGAGGTACAAGTGGACCACTATTCCCAAACTTAAGTTTGGTTCGTCTACTTTGTCCAAAGGAAAAAACAAAGAGAAGCTACCATCTGACATAGCAAGTGCAAGGAAAAACATGGACGAAAGGTGTAAACTTTTCAATGCTATACACCATGTTTTGTTAATGCGCCAGGGTCCAATACACGAGTTCACCTTTCACACAATCGGAACCTACCACTGTTTTGAACTTGATCAAATAATATTTCGTTTGTCTAGGAACCATGCTGTCAAGAAATTAAAACTTGCGTTTAATCGTCTTACGTTTTCGTATAAGTTACCCTTATGTGCCTTCTCTATGCATCAGTTAACAGACCTAGATCTCCGTAATGTTGATATTGACCATCAACCAATATTCAGTGGATTTGGTAGCCTTAGAAGCTTATGCTTGTATTATGTAAAGATCTCAACAAAAGCTCTTCTTCATCTTTTATCTAGTTGTCCATCACTTAAGAGGTTCACCTTG CTAGGATTTATCGGCTGTAAAGATTGCACCATTGTTGAGCTATTTGAGTGTCTACCTGTGATTGAACATCTGACCATCTATGGGGGCACTCCCCAACcg AAGTGGCTTGTTCCAGACTCGGTTCCAAACGAGCTTCCAACCTCACTAATCCACCTCAAGTACTTTTGTTTTAACAGACTGTATTTCGGTGACGACCATGGATTAATCTTTCTTCTTATTTTGATCAAATGTTCCCCAAACTTGGAGAAAATTGAGCTAGAC ATTGCCAAGGGTATTGGTGATGACAATGAGACGTGGTTTGGTATATTGGAAGAAAATTCAGATGTTCGGTTGGAGCATCTGAAGGAATTGGAGATTCACTATTTCCGCAACTTGAATCATGAGATGGAGCTTGTGACGGTTATCTTGGCAAGGTCACCCAAGCTGAAGAAGGTGATCATACATAGTTTGGTTGAAAAGGATGAAGAGTCGGATATGTTGAAAATTCTCTTACAAGCCCCACGCGCATCACCTGTAGAAATCGTTGTGAGATCTATGATAGATTAG